From Fibrobacterota bacterium, one genomic window encodes:
- the tilS gene encoding tRNA lysidine(34) synthetase TilS: MPTPSATEVFESALRADWARRGWDPAGLTLLVGVSGGADSIALLNVCHRQAPRLGLRLLAVHIDHRLRPESAQDAAFVAHACSELGVGLQTFVLDPASRAPRESIEMWARRERYARFEAAATETGADFILTAHHRDDLVETFFQRLYRGTGPRGLAAIPFRRGRIVRPLLDRTRGEIRAYAAALGSAWREDASNADVTLNRNWFRHRYLPALRAREPDIDARVAAMAADIASIGIGFDSLEAMDQAMRKDDAGSAYLDPAVVAEKVHGEDRESLRYWLQSLSRAAAPSTGLETAPTVTPAILREFLRQWALDSDALRVQIAPELAFVREKRGIYCVRAGSLSESGDPQAKKTCSPQAQRVILDNGSVLATWRWGERKFTLTARRYPRPADLAYPASSEERAIFDADRISCTLQVRIRKDGDHFSPLGTQSRSRKLKTFFNEEKVPAALRDSLPIVVSCHGAGGTADGESDKHSDDAGIPTGDHSAGEIPAWVPGYGISDFFKVRGSTTHILELVMICENP, from the coding sequence ATGCCCACGCCTTCCGCAACCGAAGTTTTCGAATCCGCCCTGCGCGCCGACTGGGCGCGCCGCGGCTGGGATCCCGCGGGCCTGACCCTTTTAGTTGGTGTTTCCGGAGGCGCCGATTCCATCGCCCTCCTGAACGTCTGCCACCGCCAGGCTCCCCGGCTCGGCCTTCGCCTCCTCGCCGTCCATATCGATCATCGTCTCCGCCCCGAATCCGCCCAAGACGCCGCCTTCGTCGCGCACGCCTGTTCCGAACTGGGGGTCGGCCTGCAGACTTTCGTTCTCGATCCCGCGTCCCGGGCGCCGCGCGAATCGATCGAGATGTGGGCGCGACGCGAACGCTACGCCCGCTTCGAGGCCGCCGCGACGGAGACCGGGGCCGACTTCATCCTCACCGCCCATCACCGGGACGATCTCGTCGAGACCTTTTTCCAGCGCCTGTACCGCGGCACCGGTCCCCGCGGCCTAGCCGCCATCCCTTTCCGCCGCGGCCGCATCGTCCGTCCTCTGCTCGATCGTACCCGCGGCGAGATCCGCGCCTACGCCGCTGCCCTGGGCTCCGCCTGGCGCGAGGACGCCAGCAACGCCGACGTTACCCTTAACCGCAATTGGTTCCGCCACCGATACCTGCCGGCCCTGCGCGCCCGCGAGCCCGATATCGATGCGCGCGTGGCCGCCATGGCAGCGGACATCGCCTCCATCGGCATCGGGTTCGATTCCCTGGAAGCCATGGACCAGGCGATGCGCAAGGACGATGCGGGTTCGGCGTATCTCGATCCGGCCGTGGTTGCCGAAAAGGTCCACGGGGAAGATCGCGAATCCCTCCGTTACTGGTTGCAATCCCTGTCTCGCGCGGCCGCGCCTTCCACCGGATTGGAAACCGCGCCGACGGTTACGCCCGCGATACTGCGCGAGTTCCTGCGGCAATGGGCCTTAGATTCCGACGCGCTGCGGGTGCAAATCGCGCCGGAGCTCGCCTTCGTCCGGGAAAAACGCGGGATTTATTGCGTGCGCGCTGGTTCCCTCTCGGAAAGCGGCGATCCGCAGGCAAAAAAAACCTGCTCCCCCCAGGCCCAAAGGGTTATACTGGATAATGGCTCGGTCTTGGCCACATGGCGTTGGGGCGAGCGGAAGTTTACCTTAACGGCGCGCCGGTATCCCAGGCCCGCGGACCTGGCGTACCCGGCGTCCTCGGAGGAGAGGGCGATCTTTGATGCGGACCGTATTTCGTGTACATTACAGGTACGAATCCGGAAGGACGGCGATCACTTTTCTCCCTTGGGAACCCAAAGCCGGTCGCGCAAATTGAAGACTTTTTTCAACGAGGAGAAGGTTCCTGCCGCCCTGAGGGATTCGCTTCCCATCGTCGTGTCATGCCATGGGGCGGGCGGGACGGCGGATGGCGAATCCGATAAGCACTCCGACGATGCCGGAATCCCGACGGGAGATCATAGCGCGGGAGAAATCCCGGCTTGGGTCCCCGGTTACGGGATTTCAGATTTCTTCAAGGTCCGTGGCAGTACCACCCACATCCTGGAATTGGTGATGATATGCGAGAACCCCTAG
- the ftsH gene encoding ATP-dependent zinc metalloprotease FtsH gives MVLVSIFLVQLLDSQNPVEEKNYSEFRAMVADTSIQITSVELQRIGEGYVLVGERKLTPDEQAHRKETHSAFSARTIKFKTLLPDIDAPMLKLLDELTSRGVKVEFIKETRWLSYLSTLFPLFLLIGFFWFMMARQGGGMGGPRGIFSFGKIKARLMDENRPKVTFRDVAGADEAKQELEEIIAFLKDPSKFSKLGGRIPKGVLLLGPPGTGKTLLAKAVAGEAEVPFFSMSGSDFVEMFVGVGASRVRDLFEQGKKNAPCIIFIDEIDAVGRHRGAGLGGGHDEREQTLNQLLVEMDGFNSNEGVILIAATNRADVLDPALLRPGRFDRQVVVDLPDSKGREGILRVHLDKRKVPVREDVDIAKIAKGTPGLSGADLENLVNEACLLAARFGGNQVAMIDFEEAKDKIMIGTERLSRILTEEEKKTTAYHEAGHAVVSLLVKYSDPLHKVSIIPRGRALGITFQLPEKDMYTVDSRFVLDKIAILMGGRGAELLVFGQKNTGASNDIERATELARKYVCEWGMSDLGPLSYGKKQEEIFLGREINQHRDYSEATAIQIDREVRKLVENQMDRVTQLLGENRQKLVNLAEALIQHEVLEKDEIMKAMDGEMLTDTRKSRSYLKGVPERRLREATAAALEGESKPATGSGMPDGDLKEGEDDKGKGGRFDAEA, from the coding sequence ATGGTGCTGGTCTCCATCTTCCTGGTCCAGCTGCTCGACTCGCAGAATCCGGTGGAAGAGAAGAACTACTCCGAGTTCCGCGCCATGGTGGCGGATACCAGCATCCAAATCACTTCGGTAGAACTGCAGCGCATCGGCGAAGGCTACGTCCTGGTGGGCGAACGCAAGCTCACGCCGGACGAACAGGCCCACCGCAAGGAAACCCATAGCGCCTTCAGCGCCCGCACCATCAAGTTCAAGACCCTGCTGCCGGATATCGACGCGCCCATGCTCAAGCTGCTGGACGAACTCACCTCCCGCGGCGTCAAGGTCGAATTCATCAAAGAGACGCGGTGGCTCAGCTACCTCTCCACGCTGTTTCCGCTTTTCCTGCTGATCGGCTTCTTCTGGTTCATGATGGCGCGCCAAGGCGGCGGCATGGGCGGTCCGCGCGGCATCTTCTCCTTCGGCAAAATCAAAGCGCGCCTGATGGACGAGAACCGGCCCAAGGTGACCTTCCGTGACGTGGCCGGCGCCGACGAGGCCAAGCAGGAGTTGGAAGAGATCATCGCCTTCCTAAAGGATCCTTCCAAGTTCAGCAAGCTGGGCGGGCGCATCCCCAAGGGCGTGCTCCTGTTGGGCCCTCCCGGGACGGGCAAGACCCTCTTGGCGAAGGCCGTGGCCGGCGAGGCCGAGGTTCCTTTCTTCAGCATGTCGGGCTCCGACTTCGTGGAAATGTTCGTGGGCGTGGGCGCTTCGCGCGTGCGCGACCTGTTCGAGCAAGGCAAGAAGAACGCCCCGTGCATCATCTTCATCGATGAAATCGACGCCGTGGGACGCCATCGCGGCGCCGGCCTGGGCGGCGGTCATGACGAACGCGAGCAGACCCTGAACCAATTGCTCGTCGAGATGGACGGATTCAACAGCAACGAAGGCGTGATCCTCATCGCCGCCACCAACCGCGCGGACGTGCTGGACCCGGCGCTTCTGCGCCCCGGGCGCTTCGACCGCCAGGTGGTCGTCGACCTGCCCGATTCCAAGGGCCGCGAAGGCATCCTGCGCGTGCATCTGGACAAGCGCAAGGTCCCCGTCCGCGAGGACGTGGACATCGCCAAGATCGCCAAGGGCACGCCCGGCCTTTCGGGAGCTGATCTGGAAAACCTCGTGAACGAGGCCTGCCTCCTGGCCGCCCGCTTCGGCGGCAACCAGGTGGCCATGATCGACTTCGAGGAGGCCAAGGACAAGATCATGATCGGGACCGAACGCCTGTCCCGCATCCTGACCGAGGAAGAGAAGAAAACCACCGCCTACCACGAGGCCGGCCACGCCGTGGTTTCGCTGTTGGTGAAGTATTCGGATCCCCTGCACAAGGTGAGCATCATCCCGCGCGGCCGCGCGCTGGGGATAACCTTCCAGCTGCCCGAGAAGGACATGTACACGGTCGACTCGCGCTTCGTGCTCGACAAGATCGCCATCCTGATGGGCGGGCGCGGCGCCGAGCTCCTCGTCTTCGGGCAGAAGAATACGGGCGCCTCCAACGACATCGAACGCGCCACCGAGCTGGCCCGCAAGTACGTATGCGAATGGGGCATGTCCGATCTGGGGCCGCTCTCGTACGGCAAGAAGCAGGAAGAGATCTTCCTGGGCCGCGAGATCAACCAGCATCGGGATTACTCCGAGGCCACCGCCATCCAAATCGACCGCGAGGTGCGCAAGCTCGTGGAAAACCAGATGGACCGCGTGACCCAGTTGCTGGGCGAGAACCGGCAGAAGCTGGTGAACCTGGCCGAAGCCCTCATCCAGCATGAAGTGCTGGAGAAGGACGAGATCATGAAGGCCATGGACGGCGAGATGCTGACCGACACCCGCAAGAGCCGCTCCTACCTGAAGGGCGTTCCCGAACGCCGCCTGCGCGAGGCCACCGCCGCGGCGCTGGAAGGCGAATCCAAGCCGGCGACGGGATCCGGGATGCCCGATGGCGACCTGAAGGAAGGCGAAGACGACAAGGGCAAGGGCGGCCGCTTCGACGCCGAGGCCTGA
- the folP gene encoding dihydropteroate synthase codes for MGILNVTPDSFFDGGKHAGVDEALRFAEALLEAGADILDVGGESTRPGAEPVAEAEELARTRPVVDAIWKRFAVPISIDTMKANVARAALEAGASIINDISAMERDPLMLEVPQAFGAGLVLNHMRGTPKDMQRAPSYLDVVVEVRDYLMGRVQLLAAMGVAADRIAVDPGIGFGKRPKDNYALLEHLEALDGLGCPIMIGASRKSFIGKTEGLADSDRLIPSVAVALFAALKGASILRVHDVGETREALAMIAAVRG; via the coding sequence ATGGGTATCCTCAATGTTACCCCGGACTCCTTCTTCGACGGGGGCAAGCACGCAGGCGTGGACGAGGCCTTGCGGTTCGCCGAAGCCTTACTGGAAGCCGGGGCGGACATCCTCGACGTGGGCGGGGAGTCGACCCGGCCCGGGGCCGAACCGGTCGCGGAGGCCGAGGAACTGGCCCGTACCCGGCCCGTGGTGGACGCCATCTGGAAGCGCTTCGCGGTTCCCATCTCCATCGACACGATGAAAGCGAACGTGGCGCGGGCGGCCCTGGAAGCGGGCGCCAGCATCATCAACGATATCAGCGCCATGGAGCGGGATCCCCTGATGCTGGAGGTTCCCCAGGCCTTCGGCGCCGGCCTGGTCCTGAACCATATGCGCGGCACCCCTAAGGATATGCAGCGCGCCCCGTCGTACCTGGATGTCGTGGTCGAAGTGCGGGACTACCTGATGGGACGGGTGCAGTTGCTGGCCGCCATGGGAGTGGCGGCCGATCGCATCGCGGTGGATCCAGGCATCGGATTCGGGAAACGGCCGAAGGACAATTACGCCTTGCTCGAACATCTCGAAGCCCTGGACGGATTGGGCTGTCCCATCATGATCGGCGCTTCCCGCAAGTCCTTCATCGGTAAGACCGAGGGATTGGCGGATTCGGATCGCCTCATCCCCAGCGTGGCGGTCGCCCTCTTTGCCGCCCTCAAGGGTGCTTCCATCCTGCGCGTACATGACGTGGGGGAGACGCGCGAGGCGCTGGCCATGATCGCGGCCGTGCGCGGGTAA
- a CDS encoding lytic polysaccharide monooxygenase, which produces MVRKAIAFGLAVLGAAVTIRADGLMESPPARNWYCGFTTKPDEILNNRAQFPACSTAFAAIPMAGYNFMTVVTHSWGRAKTTPLPEHVCSFNSETWKGAQTPWDVPMDWFTTPMKPGLQSITWNVAWGPHYDDTRDFSYWITKAGFVFSPTRELTWDDFETEPFCMELYDDKNPAANPNIIVDKTLQKFTTRCTVPARSGHHVIYGEWGRNESTLQRFHGCIDVAFGADPIRPSDRRAGRAEIAPSAVDVLGRVQNRAKVRTWKIPLRPPD; this is translated from the coding sequence ATGGTACGTAAAGCGATAGCCTTCGGATTGGCCGTCCTGGGCGCCGCCGTAACGATCCGCGCGGATGGGTTGATGGAAAGCCCGCCCGCCCGCAATTGGTACTGCGGCTTCACCACCAAGCCGGATGAAATCCTGAACAACCGCGCCCAATTCCCCGCCTGCTCTACCGCTTTCGCGGCCATCCCCATGGCCGGCTACAACTTCATGACCGTGGTGACCCATTCCTGGGGCCGCGCCAAGACCACGCCCTTGCCCGAGCACGTGTGCAGCTTCAATAGCGAAACGTGGAAAGGGGCGCAAACCCCCTGGGACGTACCCATGGATTGGTTCACGACCCCGATGAAGCCCGGCCTTCAATCCATTACCTGGAACGTCGCCTGGGGCCCGCATTACGACGACACGCGCGATTTCAGTTATTGGATCACCAAGGCCGGCTTCGTATTCTCGCCCACCCGCGAATTGACCTGGGACGATTTCGAGACCGAACCCTTCTGCATGGAACTCTATGACGACAAGAATCCCGCGGCCAACCCCAACATCATCGTGGACAAGACGCTTCAGAAATTCACGACCCGATGTACCGTGCCGGCCCGCAGCGGCCATCACGTGATTTACGGCGAATGGGGCCGGAACGAATCCACCTTGCAGCGATTCCACGGTTGCATCGACGTGGCCTTCGGGGCCGATCCGATACGGCCAAGCGACCGGCGGGCAGGGCGGGCCGAGATCGCGCCTAGCGCGGTGGATGTCTTGGGGCGCGTCCAGAACCGGGCAAAGGTTCGGACCTGGAAAATCCCGTTGAGGCCGCCCGATTAG
- a CDS encoding DUF1080 domain-containing protein, whose protein sequence is MVNRFFVKSAAAGAALAVVIGIAAQTAQAQTIPTVTLPKPDSAGWIKVFRGDNQSDFSLYTGNGSPAQEASAAPFGKVFFVQGGDTIRTVGQPNGQLIFKQVFSHYIMEVQLRWPGNVYNTGSMEKVQWNDQGQGGGLPECIESQGDPNQGIGQVWCLGANGARPWITFHGKSDATHGAQVDSTQPVMSFGGAGGLNCIVGFPGWQKPYPSTVASHGWVTMRTEVHGKDTTRHFVDGQKVMEYWNPRIAHTNDANNVVKTLTEGMITVQSEGGEVWYRGWRIKLLPEDPLYKSLYPSTGLLAASRPVRMGPEAYHLGFNGSTLTILSEGREVSDLTGRKIENLVPKGLLKP, encoded by the coding sequence ATGGTAAATCGCTTTTTTGTGAAGTCGGCCGCGGCCGGCGCGGCTCTTGCCGTTGTGATCGGCATCGCGGCACAAACCGCCCAAGCCCAAACCATCCCCACGGTGACCCTTCCCAAGCCCGATTCAGCGGGCTGGATCAAGGTATTCCGCGGCGACAACCAAAGCGACTTCTCGTTGTACACGGGAAACGGGTCGCCCGCCCAGGAAGCCTCCGCGGCGCCCTTCGGGAAAGTCTTCTTCGTCCAGGGCGGCGACACTATCCGCACCGTAGGCCAACCCAACGGTCAGCTCATCTTCAAACAGGTTTTCTCCCATTACATCATGGAAGTGCAGCTCCGTTGGCCGGGTAACGTCTACAATACGGGGTCGATGGAAAAGGTCCAGTGGAATGATCAGGGCCAAGGCGGCGGGCTTCCCGAATGCATCGAATCCCAAGGCGATCCCAACCAGGGCATCGGGCAGGTCTGGTGCCTGGGGGCCAACGGCGCCCGCCCCTGGATCACCTTCCACGGGAAGTCGGACGCCACCCATGGCGCCCAAGTCGACAGCACCCAGCCGGTGATGAGTTTCGGGGGCGCGGGCGGTTTGAATTGCATCGTCGGTTTCCCGGGTTGGCAAAAACCCTATCCTTCCACCGTGGCATCGCATGGCTGGGTCACCATGCGGACGGAGGTCCACGGCAAGGACACCACGCGCCATTTCGTCGACGGACAGAAGGTGATGGAGTACTGGAATCCCCGCATCGCGCATACCAATGACGCCAACAACGTGGTGAAAACCCTCACCGAAGGCATGATCACGGTCCAATCCGAAGGCGGCGAAGTCTGGTATCGGGGCTGGCGCATCAAGCTTTTGCCGGAGGACCCATTGTACAAATCCCTGTACCCGAGTACAGGACTGCTAGCGGCCTCGCGTCCGGTGCGTATGGGCCCGGAGGCTTATCATTTGGGGTTCAATGGCTCGACGCTGACGATCCTTTCGGAGGGCCGCGAAGTTTCGGACCTGACGGGAAGGAAGATCGAGAACCTGGTGCCTAAGGGCCTTCTGAAGCCCTGA
- a CDS encoding sigma-70 family RNA polymerase sigma factor: MDHFFRHEAGRILSLLARIFGIRNLALAEDMVQETLLQAFNQWSFGPIPENPSAWVLTVAKRKVLNHLKRDRFLEKNAEAIAYEIAAPADLDAIFQEKQVGDSMLRMMFVCCHPALPPESRVVLALNILCGFSIREIASALLSKPDAIEKRLSRAKQEFRRRNLPMEIPSGEDFATRIRSLQTCIYLLFNEGYNSSHPEILIRKDLCGEAMRLCRLIIDQLPSHRSSLALMSLMCFHTARLDSRIDHHGALVLFGSQDRSRWNGELIAWGHHYLAEAAQGEELSEYHLEAAIAAAHCSAADFASTDWKSIDQFYAALAELKDNPVIELNRAIILFQTSGPGAALALLKELEAHPKMKDYYLLHASLGEAYLRLGECMPASDHFGRALALTASGTEKEFLKGKMAQAAQGPAHPLRASEGP, translated from the coding sequence ATGGATCATTTTTTCCGGCACGAAGCGGGCCGGATCCTTTCCCTGCTGGCCCGGATTTTCGGCATCCGGAATCTCGCATTGGCCGAAGACATGGTCCAGGAGACCTTGCTCCAGGCCTTTAACCAATGGTCCTTCGGGCCTATTCCCGAAAATCCCAGCGCGTGGGTCCTGACGGTGGCCAAGCGCAAGGTGCTGAACCACCTGAAGCGGGATCGCTTCCTGGAAAAGAACGCGGAGGCCATCGCCTACGAGATCGCCGCTCCCGCCGACTTGGACGCCATCTTCCAGGAAAAGCAGGTGGGCGACTCCATGCTTCGCATGATGTTCGTCTGCTGCCATCCGGCGCTGCCGCCGGAAAGCCGCGTGGTCCTGGCCTTGAACATCCTGTGCGGGTTCAGCATCCGCGAGATCGCCTCCGCGCTCTTGTCCAAGCCGGACGCGATCGAAAAGCGCCTGTCCCGCGCCAAGCAGGAATTCCGCCGCCGCAACCTGCCGATGGAAATCCCATCCGGCGAGGACTTCGCCACCCGCATCCGCAGCCTGCAAACCTGCATCTACCTCTTGTTCAACGAAGGCTACAACTCGTCCCATCCGGAAATCCTGATTCGCAAGGATCTCTGCGGCGAAGCCATGCGTCTCTGCCGCCTGATCATCGATCAGCTACCGAGCCACCGATCTTCCCTGGCCCTGATGAGCCTGATGTGCTTCCATACCGCCCGGCTGGATAGCCGTATCGACCATCATGGCGCGCTGGTCCTCTTCGGAAGCCAGGATCGCTCTCGGTGGAACGGGGAATTGATCGCCTGGGGGCATCATTACCTTGCCGAGGCCGCGCAAGGCGAGGAACTGAGCGAGTACCATCTGGAGGCCGCGATCGCGGCGGCGCATTGCTCGGCCGCGGATTTCGCATCGACGGATTGGAAGTCCATCGACCAGTTCTACGCCGCCCTGGCGGAATTGAAAGACAATCCCGTGATCGAACTGAACCGGGCCATCATCCTGTTCCAGACCTCAGGTCCCGGCGCGGCGCTCGCGCTGTTGAAAGAGCTCGAAGCGCATCCCAAAATGAAGGACTACTACTTGCTGCATGCGAGCTTGGGGGAAGCGTATTTGCGGTTGGGGGAATGCATGCCCGCCTCGGATCATTTCGGCCGGGCCCTCGCTTTGACCGCGTCGGGGACCGAGAAGGAGTTCCTGAAGGGGAAGATGGCCCAAGCCGCGCAAGGGCCGGCCCATCCCCTCAGGGCTTCAGAAGGCCCTTAG
- a CDS encoding sigma-70 family RNA polymerase sigma factor, with product MMSTIGLYPAGRPDRLGRAGVDEKHFENVYKKYYRKIYLICLRYSPKSDDAKDLAHDVFVKYFQNFEKFRHESCPSTWMYRVAINLGIQRWRKEKIRYLDEQELEFVPAETHDNESLLLDRITLKKILDRCPERTRKILSLFHIERMTQVEIGKVLGISRATVIRHLIHLKGFRQRHLRMDTV from the coding sequence ATGATGAGTACGATAGGCCTGTATCCAGCCGGGCGTCCCGATCGGCTCGGCCGGGCGGGAGTCGATGAAAAGCATTTCGAAAACGTGTACAAGAAGTATTACCGGAAAATTTATCTGATCTGCCTGCGCTACAGTCCCAAATCGGATGACGCCAAGGATCTGGCCCACGACGTATTCGTGAAGTACTTCCAGAACTTCGAGAAGTTCCGCCACGAATCGTGCCCATCGACCTGGATGTACAGGGTCGCCATCAACCTCGGCATCCAGCGGTGGAGAAAGGAAAAGATCCGGTATCTGGATGAGCAGGAGTTGGAATTCGTTCCCGCCGAAACCCATGATAACGAAAGCCTTCTGTTGGACAGGATCACCTTGAAGAAGATCTTGGACCGGTGCCCGGAGCGCACGCGGAAAATCCTTTCCCTATTCCATATCGAAAGGATGACCCAAGTCGAAATAGGCAAGGTGCTGGGGATATCCCGGGCGACCGTGATACGCCATCTGATCCATTTAAAGGGGTTTCGCCAGCGCCACCTGAGAATGGATACGGTTTGA
- a CDS encoding response regulator transcription factor codes for MRILIVEDERVAARGLQRMVQEILGKEISWIGCEATLDASRFALAENPVDLLFLDLNLNGESGFELLQGAVAGSFHTIIVSANEDQALRAFEYGVLDFVPKPVSEERLKKAINRVKDANYAGKHAKYLPIRKPQGIALIQLEDVSYFRGDGNYVEIRLKKGVSEYHRQTLDSLAKVLPPQFSRIHRSYIVDKREVKSVLSHGGGMYDVELTGGAKLPLSRTLYKNFKNIHLD; via the coding sequence ATGCGGATTTTAATAGTGGAAGATGAACGGGTGGCTGCCCGCGGGCTACAGCGCATGGTGCAGGAAATCCTGGGCAAGGAAATTTCCTGGATCGGTTGCGAAGCGACCCTGGACGCGTCCCGGTTCGCCTTGGCCGAAAATCCGGTGGACCTGCTGTTCCTGGATTTGAATCTCAACGGGGAAAGCGGCTTCGAGCTTCTGCAAGGGGCGGTGGCCGGCTCATTCCATACCATCATCGTCTCGGCCAACGAAGACCAGGCGCTGCGGGCCTTCGAATACGGCGTCCTCGACTTCGTTCCCAAGCCCGTTTCCGAGGAGCGCCTGAAAAAAGCGATCAACCGGGTTAAGGACGCGAATTATGCGGGGAAGCACGCGAAATACCTGCCCATCCGCAAACCCCAAGGCATCGCCCTCATCCAATTGGAGGACGTATCCTATTTCCGCGGGGACGGGAATTACGTCGAAATCCGGCTTAAGAAGGGGGTTTCGGAATATCACCGACAAACCCTCGATTCGCTCGCAAAGGTCCTTCCGCCCCAGTTCTCCAGGATCCATCGTTCCTATATCGTGGACAAGCGGGAAGTCAAATCCGTGCTTTCCCATGGCGGCGGAATGTACGACGTCGAGCTCACGGGAGGCGCGAAATTGCCGCTTAGCCGAACCCTTTATAAGAATTTCAAGAACATCCATTTAGACTGA
- a CDS encoding histidine kinase — translation MIAGVGNHADILEDATGGLNIRQVTSPEYSAGFRMSRDIVPNLGFTRSAVWVRFQVKNLTFSDPWILQAAYPDMDNVELYTGEGPDWEVQELGQALPFSSRFIINRNLLFQLSLPFGKEKTFYLRYQNGGGMALPLKLYSTQRYQSRALEEQLVFGVFFGFMLVLSLYNLILFVKVRESGYLFYFMYITGYGLFQFSLYGLAYQYLWPTWTWWANHNVPVFLGCAFFCRLLFTMSVLDSRRNAPRLHKALKGFLAAPILFAAYRVLALLGWLPRALALDPRATLAVSAFYFSAFTLAIFMINVRCLWNKVPAAKTFLFAWIFMVSGLILYALKFAGVLPSNIFTEYGILFGSVGEMCLLFISLGESIQAIKSEAQERHRRQQAAVHAFQDEQIRSMRLELELLKANIHPHFMLNSINAATMWIKEDPATAEKLLHALSQELKQLLKIVGEKVIPIDEEIRICRMHLEVMSLRHDKCFTLRLEGIEAGERIPPMVFHTLVENGLTHGYAGKEGGVFVLSRRVDEGDIHFTLFNDGIAGNKSAESGGLGLKYVRARLQEAYGPRWRLDSRAVSGGWAVTISIEKETNPMLPSRDRRSAALAKADSPA, via the coding sequence GGTAAAGAACCTCACCTTCTCCGATCCCTGGATCCTCCAGGCCGCTTATCCGGATATGGACAACGTGGAGCTGTATACCGGGGAGGGTCCGGATTGGGAAGTCCAGGAATTGGGGCAAGCGTTGCCGTTCTCCTCGCGGTTCATCATCAACCGCAATCTCCTTTTCCAGCTTTCCTTGCCTTTCGGCAAAGAGAAGACATTCTATCTCCGCTATCAAAACGGAGGGGGGATGGCCCTTCCCCTCAAGCTCTATTCCACGCAACGGTATCAAAGCCGCGCCCTGGAAGAACAGTTGGTCTTCGGGGTTTTCTTCGGATTCATGCTCGTCTTATCGCTTTACAACCTGATCCTTTTCGTCAAGGTCCGGGAATCCGGATACCTCTTCTACTTCATGTACATAACCGGCTACGGGCTGTTCCAATTCAGCCTATACGGGCTTGCCTACCAATATTTATGGCCAACATGGACGTGGTGGGCCAACCATAACGTGCCCGTCTTCCTCGGGTGCGCCTTTTTCTGCCGGCTTCTCTTCACCATGTCCGTGCTGGATAGCCGAAGAAACGCGCCGCGATTGCACAAGGCGCTGAAAGGGTTCCTGGCGGCGCCGATCCTTTTCGCCGCCTACCGGGTTTTGGCCCTCCTGGGCTGGCTGCCGCGCGCATTGGCCCTGGATCCCAGGGCGACCTTGGCGGTTTCGGCATTCTATTTCTCCGCCTTCACCCTCGCCATTTTCATGATCAACGTCCGATGCCTGTGGAACAAGGTTCCGGCCGCGAAAACCTTCCTGTTCGCGTGGATTTTCATGGTGTCCGGATTGATCCTGTACGCCTTGAAATTCGCGGGGGTTTTGCCCTCGAATATTTTCACCGAATACGGGATCCTTTTCGGATCGGTCGGGGAAATGTGCCTGCTCTTCATCAGCCTGGGGGAAAGCATCCAGGCCATAAAGTCCGAGGCGCAAGAAAGGCATCGGCGCCAGCAGGCGGCCGTACACGCCTTCCAGGATGAGCAGATCCGCTCGATGAGGTTGGAGTTGGAACTCCTTAAAGCCAACATCCATCCCCATTTCATGCTTAATTCGATCAACGCCGCGACCATGTGGATCAAGGAGGATCCGGCTACCGCGGAAAAGCTGTTGCATGCCTTGTCGCAGGAATTGAAACAGCTGCTGAAAATAGTCGGCGAAAAGGTCATCCCTATCGATGAGGAAATCCGGATCTGCCGTATGCATCTGGAGGTGATGAGCCTGCGCCACGACAAGTGCTTTACGCTTCGCCTCGAAGGCATCGAAGCCGGGGAAAGGATCCCGCCCATGGTTTTCCATACCTTAGTCGAGAACGGGCTCACGCATGGCTACGCGGGCAAAGAGGGAGGGGTGTTCGTCTTAAGCAGACGCGTGGATGAGGGCGATATCCATTTCACCCTTTTCAACGACGGCATTGCCGGGAACAAAAGCGCCGAATCGGGCGGACTCGGCCTGAAATACGTCCGGGCCCGGTTGCAAGAAGCCTATGGGCCGAGATGGCGGCTGGACTCGCGAGCGGTGTCCGGGGGCTGGGCGGTAACCATTTCCATAGAAAAGGAGACGAACCCTATGCTTCCTTCCAGGGATCGCCGTTCGGCGGCCCTCGCTAAAGCGGATTCGCCAGCCTGA